A region of Flocculibacter collagenilyticus DNA encodes the following proteins:
- a CDS encoding lipoprotein-releasing ABC transporter permease subunit yields the protein MFHPLSIFLGLRYSRSKKSAGFLSFISFFSMSGILLGVLSLIVVVSVMNGFEKQLKDRILGAVPHLIINQHDEQNTPPAELITTLEQLPSVSSILPYQESESIVQSPYELKGVMTQGVFDKTKGFEIIKTNMVNGSWESLFSQKYSIVIGRYLASQLKVRIGDKVKLMVTEASIYTPLGRMPSQRNFTVTGIFDTESEIDDKIVLISGDALQKLLRKKNKTAEHWRVYLHDAFEFSEVTSQLDNAGIIYSSWEGTHGKLFQAVKMEKNIMWILLTLVIAVASFNIVSALVMMVTEKTSEIAILKTQGIKNITLYKTFVIQGLYNGVIGSILGVILGVLITLNINEISAVFGLSMLGPNIELPILLQLSDVLIIFVGALGLSLLATVYPAYQAAKIEPASVLRYE from the coding sequence ATGTTTCATCCATTAAGTATATTTTTAGGTTTGCGTTACAGTCGTTCGAAAAAAAGCGCTGGCTTTCTTTCGTTTATTTCCTTTTTCTCAATGTCGGGTATTTTGCTTGGTGTATTGTCTCTTATTGTAGTTGTTTCTGTTATGAATGGATTCGAAAAACAGTTAAAAGACCGAATATTAGGTGCAGTACCGCATTTAATTATTAATCAGCATGATGAACAAAACACGCCACCCGCAGAGCTAATAACAACATTGGAGCAATTGCCAAGCGTTTCAAGTATTTTGCCTTATCAAGAATCTGAATCAATTGTTCAATCGCCTTATGAATTAAAAGGCGTTATGACTCAAGGGGTATTTGATAAAACAAAAGGGTTTGAAATAATTAAAACCAATATGGTCAACGGCAGCTGGGAATCACTTTTTTCACAAAAATACTCAATTGTTATTGGTCGTTATTTAGCGTCACAACTTAAAGTGCGTATAGGCGATAAAGTAAAGCTTATGGTTACCGAGGCAAGTATTTATACGCCGCTTGGAAGAATGCCAAGTCAGCGTAATTTTACGGTGACAGGCATTTTTGATACAGAGTCAGAAATTGATGACAAAATAGTACTTATTTCCGGTGACGCGTTACAAAAATTATTGCGTAAAAAGAATAAAACTGCAGAACATTGGCGTGTTTATTTACATGATGCGTTCGAGTTTTCAGAGGTAACATCGCAACTAGACAATGCGGGCATTATATACAGCAGTTGGGAGGGTACCCACGGAAAATTATTCCAAGCCGTGAAGATGGAAAAGAATATCATGTGGATATTACTGACCTTAGTGATTGCTGTTGCATCGTTTAATATTGTATCGGCATTAGTCATGATGGTAACTGAAAAAACCAGTGAAATAGCCATTTTAAAAACCCAAGGCATTAAGAATATTACGCTGTATAAAACTTTTGTGATTCAAGGGCTTTATAATGGCGTAATTGGTAGCATTCTTGGGGTCATTTTAGGTGTTCTTATCACTCTTAACATAAACGAAATATCAGCCGTTTTTGGATTGTCGATGCTGGGTCCAAACATTGAATTGCCCATATTATTACAATTGAGTGATGTGCTTATTATATTTGTAGGCGCGTTAGGACTGAGTTTATTGGCCACTGTCTATCCCGCTTATCAAGCAGCTAAAATAGAGCCTGCATCAGTATTAAGATACGAATAA
- a CDS encoding PilZ domain-containing protein yields MTETIEEKIEQLHEYFMIEHVTNVNIIPLAMHEAMPHYDDFIVEMPDPFKLATEISTLETSALRPLRHLGDHAEELAEFLRAQSRKIDLIMSHILTMQDEPEHRHATLAYGGGGLRFTSELNLQLGQKLLLKLFLSQEAAAIYCYGEIVKIEDNAYSAVFSLIREEDREIVVKASLHEQSKQLKRKSELKKQNI; encoded by the coding sequence ATGACTGAAACAATAGAAGAAAAAATTGAGCAATTACATGAATATTTCATGATTGAGCACGTAACTAATGTCAACATCATCCCATTGGCTATGCATGAAGCTATGCCACATTACGATGACTTTATTGTTGAAATGCCTGACCCATTCAAGCTTGCAACGGAAATATCGACACTCGAAACATCTGCATTGCGCCCGTTGCGTCATTTAGGTGATCACGCTGAAGAGCTTGCTGAGTTCCTAAGAGCGCAGTCACGCAAAATTGACCTTATTATGAGTCATATTCTAACCATGCAAGACGAACCAGAACATCGGCACGCGACCCTTGCCTATGGCGGAGGTGGCCTTAGATTTACGTCTGAGTTAAATTTGCAACTAGGTCAAAAGTTGTTATTAAAGTTATTTTTATCACAGGAAGCCGCGGCTATATATTGCTATGGCGAAATAGTAAAAATTGAGGATAACGCCTATAGCGCGGTATTTTCGCTTATTCGTGAAGAAGACAGAGAAATTGTGGTTAAGGCTAGCTTGCACGAGCAGTCTAAACAGCTAAAACGTAAATCAGAATTAAAGAAACAAAATATCTAA
- a CDS encoding agmatine deiminase family protein, whose amino-acid sequence MQYQLLPEWAAQDAVMLTWPHKDTDWAPILTSVEPVYLNIAKHILEHENLVIVAHSEKEKERISALLNPSLSSEQLDKVYWVITNTNDTWARDHGPITVSDGSKIKVLNFTFNGWGEKYEHQLDNEINNHLFASHFFNDTNIEHIPMVLEGGGIEINEHGVLLTTSECLLNNNRNPDLSKENIEDTLREKLGVKHFLWLDNGYLAGDDTDSHIDTLARFAPNNTIVYIACPDKDDEHYAALKKMETQLASFRTEAGSAYRLFPLPWPSKKINNDGERLPATYANYLIINNCVLVPTYQDDNDQIALDVIAKAYPNHNVIGIDCLPLVHQFGSLHCITMQLPKGTLSL is encoded by the coding sequence ATGCAATATCAATTATTACCTGAGTGGGCAGCGCAAGACGCAGTGATGTTAACGTGGCCACATAAAGACACTGACTGGGCACCAATATTAACCAGCGTAGAGCCCGTATATTTAAATATCGCTAAGCACATTCTCGAGCACGAAAATTTAGTTATTGTTGCGCATAGTGAAAAAGAAAAAGAACGAATTTCAGCGTTACTTAATCCCAGCCTTTCCAGTGAACAACTTGATAAAGTTTATTGGGTAATCACCAACACAAATGATACATGGGCACGCGACCACGGCCCTATTACTGTTTCAGACGGTTCAAAAATAAAAGTACTTAACTTTACTTTTAATGGTTGGGGAGAAAAATATGAACATCAGCTCGACAATGAAATAAATAACCACCTTTTCGCGAGCCATTTTTTTAACGATACCAACATTGAACATATTCCAATGGTATTAGAAGGTGGCGGTATTGAAATTAATGAACACGGTGTGCTGCTTACTACGTCAGAGTGTTTATTAAACAACAATAGAAATCCTGACCTATCTAAAGAAAACATTGAAGATACACTTAGAGAAAAGTTAGGCGTTAAACACTTTCTATGGCTAGATAATGGTTACTTAGCAGGCGATGATACCGACTCGCACATTGACACGCTGGCACGTTTTGCCCCAAATAACACCATTGTTTATATCGCCTGTCCAGATAAAGACGACGAACATTACGCAGCCCTGAAAAAGATGGAAACACAATTAGCTTCTTTTCGCACAGAAGCTGGCTCTGCTTATCGCTTGTTTCCCCTTCCGTGGCCAAGTAAAAAAATAAATAATGATGGCGAAAGGCTGCCAGCCACTTATGCCAATTATTTAATTATCAATAATTGCGTGCTAGTGCCAACTTATCAAGATGACAATGATCAAATCGCTTTAGATGTTATTGCCAAGGCATATCCAAATCATAATGTGATTGGTATTGATTGCTTACCTTTGGTGCATCAATTTGGTAGCTTGCACTGTATTACCATGCAATTACCGAAAGGTACTTTATCTTTGTAG
- the mfd gene encoding transcription-repair coupling factor produces the protein MSTTNLLNLPFVKNNKDKIHWGNLVGSALSLAVSEAVDKAAGPTLLVVPDTPTALKIEQELAFFKQPNDYDVFVFPDWETLPYDSFSPHQDIISQRLQTLYNLPKLKSGVVIVPISTVIQRIAPKAYINANSLVVKNGDKFDPFQLRNDLESAGYHSVDQVMEHGEYSLRGSIFDIFPMGSTTPIRLDLFDDEVDSIRIFDIETQRSGNKLDKVELLPGSEFPTDEDAIERFRTKYRELFKLSNEKESIYQQVSKGNMPAGIEYYLPLFFDNVATIFDYLPNNTLLLTLGDLEGATDQAWKDISFRYEDRRYDVTRPLLEPTSIFLPKEELFSHFKTYPRITLSIAELTKAAGRTNIDAATIPDIAINNQSKTPYKSLQDFIVSIKEQRGRVLFSVESAGRRETVSELLAKADIRPQEFQHLSAFLDAQTSVGLVVGTAENSVIFNPHHKTQPPVVLITETELLGHRVSQRRRRRKHEKETSADAIVRNLAELKVGQPIVHIDHGVGRYLGLETIDAGGTQTEFLSIQYANDAKLFVPVSSLELISRYSGGEQESAPLHKLGSDAWEKAKKRAAERVRDVAAELLDIYAQREAKPGYAYKIDKEQYVQFANGFPFEETVDQVDAIESVIQDMTKANAMDRLVCGDVGFGKTEVAMRAAFVAVNDGKQVACLVPTTLLAQQHYENFKDRFANWPIKVEVLSRFKTPKEQKAVLEELNNGRVDIVIGTHKLLQEDIKFADLGLLIVDEEHRFGVRQKEKIKALRADVDILTLTATPIPRTLNMAMSGMRDLSIIATPPAKRLSVKTFVRQKDNALIREAILREIKRGGQVYFLHNNVDTIEETAQAIATLVPEATVTTAHGQMREKELERIMSDFYHQRFNVIVCTTIIETGIDVPTANTIIMDRADHLGLAQMHQLRGRVGRSHHQAYAYLLTPHEKRMTKDAIKRLEAIENLEDLGAGFALATHDLEIRGAGELLGDEQSGQIASVGYTLYMDMLEQAVHALKEGKEPTLDHLIRKQSEVELRIPALLPDDYIHDVNIRLSLYKKIASCTSTEQLDDVQVELIDRFGLLPDAAKNLIKITEFKMITEKLGISKLEAGPKGGVIEFTQNTKVDPSFIISLIQTQPQIYRMEGPTRLKFNIEAKDTKERVKLINAILNDLHERQVAA, from the coding sequence ATGTCTACCACTAACTTATTAAATCTTCCTTTTGTAAAAAACAATAAAGATAAAATCCACTGGGGAAATTTAGTAGGTAGCGCCCTTTCGCTTGCAGTAAGCGAAGCGGTAGACAAAGCCGCTGGGCCAACATTACTTGTTGTGCCCGACACACCTACTGCACTTAAAATTGAACAAGAGCTCGCATTTTTTAAACAGCCCAATGATTATGACGTATTTGTATTCCCAGACTGGGAAACCTTACCATACGATAGTTTTAGCCCGCACCAAGATATAATCTCGCAACGCTTACAAACACTTTATAACTTACCAAAACTTAAAAGCGGTGTCGTTATTGTCCCTATTAGCACGGTTATCCAACGAATTGCTCCGAAAGCTTACATTAATGCTAATAGCTTAGTGGTTAAAAATGGTGACAAATTTGACCCATTCCAATTGCGCAATGACTTAGAATCAGCAGGTTATCACTCGGTTGATCAAGTGATGGAGCACGGTGAGTACTCATTACGAGGGTCAATTTTCGATATTTTCCCAATGGGTTCAACCACACCCATTCGATTAGATCTTTTCGATGATGAAGTTGATAGCATTCGTATTTTTGACATTGAAACGCAGCGCTCTGGCAATAAACTAGACAAAGTGGAGTTACTACCCGGTAGTGAATTTCCTACTGACGAAGATGCCATTGAACGTTTTAGAACAAAATATCGCGAGCTGTTTAAATTATCGAATGAAAAAGAAAGTATCTATCAGCAAGTAAGCAAAGGAAATATGCCTGCTGGTATTGAATACTATTTGCCACTATTTTTCGATAATGTTGCGACCATTTTTGATTACTTGCCTAATAACACATTGTTATTAACGCTTGGGGATCTTGAAGGTGCAACTGATCAAGCTTGGAAAGATATATCGTTTCGCTACGAAGACAGACGTTATGATGTAACACGGCCTTTATTAGAACCAACTAGTATATTCTTACCTAAAGAAGAATTATTTAGCCACTTCAAAACATACCCGCGTATTACGTTAAGTATTGCCGAGCTTACCAAAGCGGCGGGCAGAACAAATATTGATGCCGCGACCATTCCTGACATCGCCATCAATAATCAGTCAAAAACGCCATACAAAAGTTTACAAGACTTTATCGTAAGCATTAAAGAGCAGCGCGGCCGAGTGTTGTTTTCAGTTGAGTCGGCTGGCCGAAGAGAAACCGTTTCAGAATTGTTGGCAAAAGCTGATATACGGCCACAGGAATTTCAGCACTTGTCTGCATTTTTAGACGCACAAACAAGCGTTGGCTTAGTGGTTGGTACAGCTGAAAATAGTGTAATTTTTAATCCTCACCATAAAACACAACCGCCTGTAGTGCTTATTACTGAAACAGAATTGCTAGGTCATCGTGTCAGCCAGCGCAGGCGTCGCCGCAAACACGAAAAAGAAACCAGTGCCGATGCTATTGTTCGCAATTTAGCAGAGCTTAAAGTCGGACAGCCTATTGTGCACATTGATCACGGTGTCGGGCGTTATTTAGGCTTAGAAACCATTGATGCTGGCGGAACGCAAACCGAATTTTTATCGATTCAATATGCAAATGACGCAAAATTATTTGTACCAGTTTCATCGCTAGAGTTAATTAGCCGTTATTCAGGTGGCGAGCAAGAATCAGCCCCCCTTCATAAACTAGGTTCTGACGCTTGGGAAAAAGCAAAAAAACGTGCTGCTGAACGTGTAAGAGACGTAGCAGCTGAACTACTAGATATTTACGCCCAACGTGAAGCGAAGCCAGGTTACGCTTATAAAATTGATAAAGAACAATATGTGCAATTTGCAAATGGCTTCCCTTTTGAGGAAACCGTTGACCAAGTGGATGCAATAGAGTCTGTTATTCAAGACATGACAAAAGCAAATGCGATGGACAGATTGGTGTGTGGCGATGTGGGCTTTGGTAAAACAGAAGTAGCTATGCGCGCAGCTTTTGTGGCTGTTAATGACGGAAAACAAGTAGCGTGCTTAGTACCCACCACCCTGCTCGCACAACAACATTATGAAAACTTTAAAGACCGATTTGCCAATTGGCCAATTAAAGTAGAAGTGCTATCGCGCTTTAAAACACCTAAAGAGCAAAAAGCAGTACTAGAAGAATTAAATAACGGTCGTGTAGATATCGTGATTGGCACACATAAATTACTTCAAGAAGATATTAAGTTTGCCGATTTAGGCTTACTGATCGTTGATGAAGAGCACAGATTTGGTGTACGCCAGAAAGAAAAAATTAAAGCATTGCGTGCTGATGTAGACATTTTAACTTTGACTGCCACTCCAATTCCTCGAACACTCAATATGGCCATGAGCGGGATGCGCGATTTATCAATTATTGCGACTCCTCCGGCCAAGCGATTGTCGGTTAAAACATTTGTCAGACAAAAAGATAACGCACTTATACGCGAAGCTATTTTGCGCGAGATTAAACGTGGTGGCCAAGTCTATTTCTTGCACAATAATGTAGACACCATTGAAGAAACCGCCCAAGCAATAGCTACGTTAGTGCCTGAAGCGACGGTTACTACCGCACATGGTCAAATGCGAGAAAAAGAACTTGAACGCATCATGTCTGATTTTTATCACCAACGTTTTAACGTGATCGTGTGTACCACAATTATTGAAACAGGCATCGACGTTCCAACCGCCAATACTATTATTATGGACCGAGCCGACCATCTAGGTCTGGCGCAAATGCATCAATTAAGAGGCCGCGTTGGACGCTCGCACCACCAAGCATACGCCTATTTATTAACGCCACATGAAAAGCGCATGACAAAAGATGCCATTAAGCGTTTAGAAGCTATTGAGAACCTTGAAGACTTAGGGGCTGGCTTCGCACTGGCAACCCACGACTTGGAAATACGTGGTGCAGGTGAGTTATTAGGTGATGAACAAAGTGGCCAAATTGCATCTGTAGGTTATACCCTTTATATGGACATGCTGGAACAGGCCGTTCACGCGTTAAAAGAAGGTAAAGAACCAACGCTTGATCATCTAATTAGAAAGCAATCTGAAGTTGAACTAAGAATTCCAGCATTACTGCCAGATGACTACATTCATGACGTTAATATTCGCCTTTCGTTGTATAAAAAAATTGCAAGCTGTACATCCACCGAACAATTAGATGATGTACAAGTAGAATTAATCGACCGTTTCGGATTACTGCCTGATGCAGCCAAAAACCTGATCAAGATAACAGAATTTAAAATGATCACTGAAAAGTTAGGTATTAGTAAACTTGAAGCTGGACCAAAAGGCGGTGTGATTGAGTTTACTCAAAACACAAAAGTTGACCCAAGCTTCATTATTTCCTTGATCCAAACACAACCTCAGATATATCGTATGGAAGGACCTACCCGCTTAAAATTTAATATTGAAGCAAAAGATACCAAAGAGCGTGTGAAACTAATTAATGCAATTTTAAATGATTTACATGAAAGACAAGTTGCAGCCTAA
- a CDS encoding GNAT family N-acetyltransferase, with the protein MTITLQPVSQKNYEDVCDLEVAKDQEDYVAENMWSIVESTFNEGYETRAIYRDDKVVGFFMWVKESIEKISIWRFMVDSQHQNQGIGRKALTIALDEIKQVPKLKEIEICYQPDNPVAGDFYGSFGFIEVGMDEDDDDMLAIIKL; encoded by the coding sequence ATGACAATAACACTGCAACCAGTGTCGCAAAAAAATTATGAAGATGTTTGTGACCTTGAAGTCGCAAAAGACCAAGAAGACTATGTAGCAGAAAATATGTGGTCTATTGTGGAGTCTACATTTAACGAAGGCTATGAAACCCGAGCAATTTATCGTGACGATAAAGTGGTGGGGTTCTTTATGTGGGTAAAAGAGTCAATAGAAAAAATCTCAATTTGGCGCTTTATGGTAGACAGTCAACATCAGAATCAAGGGATTGGGAGAAAAGCGCTAACTATTGCATTAGATGAAATTAAGCAAGTACCTAAACTGAAAGAGATTGAAATTTGTTATCAGCCAGATAACCCAGTTGCAGGTGACTTCTATGGTAGTTTTGGCTTTATTGAAGTAGGCATGGACGAAGATGATGACGACATGTTGGCGATTATCAAACTTTAA
- the lolE gene encoding lipoprotein-releasing ABC transporter permease subunit LolE yields MKINFSFLLARKFINGKHENGFIGFISKSSTLGIALGVAVLIIALSVMNGFQRELVNRLLSFVPHVELIAVEQPIDNWESKLAIIENHPQVLAAAPLIKLTGMLQKGEKLKALEIRAIVPEFEQRVSSIKPYIISGDFSSISSKYNSDENAGIVIGQLLAKELNIDVGDEVQLLLPNKSSTKKLLSPKLARFKVSAIFRLGGQLDGGLAYINLNQARALVGIPADAVSGIRLKINDVFNAPIIAREIGLNLNHYVYLMDWLRTHGHLYQDIMLVKTIMYIALTLVIAVACFNIVSTLVMTVKEKQSEIAILKTMGIKDIQITLAFMFVGMINALMGIVIGIAFGILLTLNLTNIFKWLEQLSGETFLKQDVYFIDFIPVELQIADVLIVPVIALVLALLATLYPARVATKADPATVLGQ; encoded by the coding sequence GTGAAAATCAATTTTTCCTTTCTGCTAGCAAGAAAGTTTATAAACGGTAAACATGAGAACGGATTTATCGGCTTTATTTCAAAGTCGTCAACATTGGGTATCGCACTGGGTGTTGCAGTATTAATTATTGCTTTGTCGGTAATGAATGGCTTTCAACGTGAACTAGTTAATCGCTTATTATCATTTGTACCACATGTTGAATTAATTGCCGTCGAGCAGCCAATCGATAATTGGGAAAGTAAGTTAGCAATCATTGAAAACCACCCTCAAGTATTAGCCGCGGCACCATTAATAAAATTAACGGGTATGTTGCAAAAGGGAGAAAAATTAAAAGCGCTAGAAATACGTGCAATTGTGCCTGAATTCGAACAAAGAGTGTCTTCAATTAAGCCTTATATAATTAGTGGTGATTTTTCTTCAATCAGTAGCAAATATAATAGCGACGAAAACGCAGGTATTGTGATTGGTCAGCTATTGGCAAAAGAGCTTAACATTGATGTGGGTGACGAAGTTCAGCTGCTTTTACCAAATAAATCGAGTACCAAAAAGCTGTTATCGCCAAAGCTAGCAAGATTCAAAGTAAGCGCAATATTTCGTTTGGGCGGGCAGTTAGATGGCGGTTTAGCTTATATTAATTTAAACCAAGCAAGAGCGTTAGTGGGTATTCCAGCTGATGCTGTTTCTGGGATCAGATTAAAAATTAATGACGTATTTAACGCGCCTATTATTGCCCGCGAAATAGGGTTAAATCTAAATCATTACGTGTATCTTATGGATTGGCTGCGCACCCACGGGCACCTTTACCAAGACATCATGTTAGTTAAGACCATTATGTATATTGCCCTGACGTTAGTAATCGCTGTTGCGTGTTTTAACATTGTCTCCACGTTAGTGATGACAGTAAAAGAAAAGCAAAGTGAAATCGCTATTCTTAAAACAATGGGAATAAAAGATATTCAAATAACACTAGCATTTATGTTTGTGGGGATGATAAATGCGTTAATGGGCATCGTGATTGGTATCGCATTTGGCATATTACTCACACTAAATCTAACGAATATTTTTAAATGGTTAGAGCAGCTTTCAGGCGAGACATTTTTGAAACAGGATGTGTATTTTATTGACTTCATTCCTGTGGAACTTCAAATAGCAGATGTATTAATAGTACCCGTTATCGCATTAGTATTAGCGTTGCTAGCAACTTTATATCCCGCTAGAGTCGCAACCAAGGCAGATCCTGCCACTGTATTAGGGCAGTAA
- a CDS encoding carbon-nitrogen hydrolase: MKNKIKAALIQHATSNNVDANFKKTMQGIRDAAAEGADLVVLQELHRSVYFCQHEDVSLFDLAETIPGPSTAALGELAKELNVVIVASLFEKRATGLYHNTAVVIESDGSIAGKYRKMHIPDDPGFYEKFYFTPGDMGFEPIQTSIGKLGVLVCWDQWFPEGARLMAMAGAEVLIYPTAIGWDPRDDDEEKARQLDAWVIVQRAHAVANGIPVIACNRVGHESDPSGHSDGIQFWGNSFVAGPQGEVLAHANEQDDEILFALLDKHRSEDVRRIWPYLRDRRVDHYHDLTKIYRD; encoded by the coding sequence ATGAAAAACAAAATTAAAGCAGCATTAATTCAACATGCAACCAGCAATAATGTTGATGCAAACTTTAAAAAAACCATGCAAGGCATAAGAGATGCCGCAGCCGAAGGCGCTGACTTAGTCGTATTACAAGAATTGCATCGCTCAGTGTATTTTTGTCAACATGAAGACGTTTCATTATTTGATTTAGCTGAGACAATTCCCGGCCCTTCAACCGCTGCGCTAGGCGAATTAGCAAAAGAACTTAACGTTGTCATCGTTGCATCCTTATTTGAAAAACGCGCAACGGGTCTCTATCACAACACCGCCGTAGTGATAGAGTCAGATGGTTCAATCGCTGGAAAATACCGTAAAATGCATATTCCAGATGATCCGGGCTTTTACGAAAAGTTTTATTTCACGCCTGGCGATATGGGTTTTGAACCAATTCAAACCAGTATAGGTAAATTAGGCGTATTAGTGTGTTGGGACCAGTGGTTCCCTGAAGGGGCAAGATTAATGGCAATGGCGGGTGCGGAAGTGTTAATTTATCCAACAGCCATTGGTTGGGATCCTCGGGACGATGATGAAGAAAAAGCGCGCCAGCTTGACGCATGGGTTATTGTACAGCGTGCGCATGCCGTAGCTAATGGTATTCCGGTAATTGCTTGTAACCGAGTGGGTCATGAATCAGACCCGTCTGGTCACAGTGACGGCATACAGTTTTGGGGTAATTCGTTTGTTGCAGGCCCGCAAGGCGAAGTGTTAGCACATGCTAATGAACAAGATGATGAAATTTTGTTTGCACTTTTAGACAAACATCGTAGTGAAGATGTAAGACGTATTTGGCCTTATTTACGAGATCGTAGAGTGGACCATTATCACGATCTCACAAAAATATACCGTGATTAA
- the lolD gene encoding lipoprotein-releasing ABC transporter ATP-binding protein LolD — MQDFVNCDNVIKTYHDGSVDTQVLKGLSLHIAKGQQVAIVGSSGSGKSTLLHILGTLDKATQGTVFIDGVNTATLKANELAEFRNQKLGFIYQFHHLLMDFTALENVAMPLMIRNEPVNKANEMALAMLDKVGLAHRVNHKPSELSGGERQRVAIARALVTQPALILADEPTGNLDQENAIKIYELLRTLNKELHTTFIVVTHDMELANKMDQVLTLHNGQIESLTATNVQA, encoded by the coding sequence ATGCAAGATTTTGTAAATTGCGACAATGTTATTAAAACCTATCATGATGGTTCAGTAGATACACAGGTATTAAAAGGGTTAAGCCTGCATATTGCTAAAGGCCAACAGGTAGCGATTGTGGGTAGTTCAGGCTCTGGTAAAAGCACGTTGTTGCATATTTTAGGAACACTCGACAAAGCCACACAAGGCACAGTTTTCATTGATGGAGTAAATACTGCCACGTTAAAAGCGAATGAGCTAGCAGAGTTTAGAAATCAAAAATTGGGCTTTATTTATCAATTTCATCACCTGTTAATGGACTTTACTGCCCTTGAAAATGTGGCAATGCCATTGATGATAAGAAATGAGCCAGTAAATAAGGCGAATGAAATGGCACTCGCCATGTTAGACAAAGTAGGTTTAGCACACCGAGTTAATCATAAACCTAGCGAACTTTCGGGTGGAGAAAGGCAACGCGTTGCAATAGCGCGCGCATTAGTGACTCAGCCAGCGCTGATTTTAGCCGACGAGCCCACCGGAAACTTAGACCAAGAAAATGCAATTAAAATCTACGAGTTACTACGTACATTAAATAAAGAGCTGCATACAACGTTTATTGTGGTAACTCATGATATGGAGTTAGCAAACAAGATGGATCAAGTACTAACTCTCCATAATGGTCAAATAGAAAGTTTGACTGCTACAAACGTTCAAGCGTAG